From the genome of Salvia splendens isolate huo1 chromosome 7, SspV2, whole genome shotgun sequence:
TTTCgttaagaatttaaaaaaactatcCATTTTATGGAATGATTAAAATtctctagaacaaaaaaaaattctctgcTACATGCGTCCTTTTCTCGCGCGTTATGTTCTTTTATGTATTGGGGATGATTTATTTCgttaagaattaaaaaaaaactaccccATTTATGGAATGATTAAAGTTCCCTAGAACAATAAAGAATTTTCTTCGGTAGGATTATAACTCAAATGTTTCTGTTACACCAGTTGTGTTATTTTGTCTTACAATTATAATTGGACCTAATTTAAATTGTGGTTACAAAGGACCgcagtttataattttaatccAACAGTTCCTTTAACTGATCAGAAGGTTGGAAGCTTCTAGAGATTTTgtagatttttaatttaatattaaatattcaCTCTTAATACAATTAAGTTATTACTATATTGATGGATAATACTGCTGCTTTTTAAATATGTCTCATATGCAGTACTAGTCCATTCCACCCTACTGgtatttagttaattaaattattaatagtaaagtaggagaaagaataacataagaaagaaaaaaaaaataaagtactatgagtgagaataaaataaaaaaaagaaagaaataataaagtgggataaatgataaagtaggagaaaggGGAATAAATTGGGTGGATAGGAGTGAGTAAATTATTACCAAAAGAGGAAACGACTCACTTAGATTGGGACGTACCGAAAAGGAAAACGTCTCACTTAGGTTGGAccgagggagtattaaataagtTAACGCTACTACGCtagtacaaaattttaatttttaagcttcccaaaatttaatttattctcttcTTGAACTTGAAACTTCCATTGCGTTACAGTCGAACAGCAAATGGATCCACCTTTTTTTCATGTTGCACTGCTGAAATAATGGAAAGGGTAACTAAAGTTGAACCACAAAATTCACAtgcctttttaattttttttctcttctgcGATAATTGATCGACATCGAGGGTCCATAAACAGCTACACATTTTAGGAATTGCATTTCTTTATTCCTTTTATAGTAATTGATGTACTACTAATTTTCATCGATTTCAAATCTCAATAATTAACAACATAGTGTTTTATTCCCAAATCCCAATAATTAACAGCACGAGCTTTGACTTGTGCACAGCACCATCTCgaattttatttcagtttaaAACTTAAAACAACTAATATCACGGCGAGATCGCCAACCACAAATTGACAAAACCTCGTCGGTAACGCAGCAGACAAAAATGAAAAGCAGTTTTATTAAACACGTGCTACGGAAATGGGAGTAagatctttttcttttctttttttttgataaaaagaaaaatgcttaaaaaccggaccggtgAATGAACCGACGAGGCTACTacctggttcacggttcaacctaTCCGACCGATTTAGCTACTGGTCGAACCGTTTTACcatgcaaatatatataattaaatatactcttacaaaatatattaaatttagtgaGTATTGTTACTACCTTCAGTTAAGTTTAATTGTGAGTAAATATAGACTTTTAAATTAGTTATTCAACAGTAAATAAAATTCCAACGTCGATGGGCCTAATTAAGGCCCAATTTTATATATGGGCCTTTCAGTTGTAGCCTAAAATCGAAGGTTAAATtgtagtactccatatattGGCCTACGCTTTTTTAAAAATGACACATTTTGGGTCAATCCTGGCACTTATTTTGCTTAAATTCTAGAAGTAATttttaaagttataattttttcaaccaGATCCGAATAAAATCTTTTTTTAGCAGAAATTGCATATTTTAGTTAAAAAATAATACAGTAAATAATTCAGGAGTTGTGTTGGGGCTTTCCATCCAACACAACATATTCATGCCAGATTGGATAAAATATGTTAAACTTCTTATGTTTTGCTATGCTTTTaagattatttattaattagagCCCAGTAATTCTTGTTAGGCTTTATATTTAGCATTCGTAGTTGATTGTAtgagtttataattttaaagatCAATATCCCTATTTTATTGTTTAATAATGTAACTGAAGAAACAAATGTTAAATTGATTCAGCGTATATTGCTAGTGTATTTAAAAATGCATATTACTAGTATTAACATAGTAAAACTAATAGTGTGACATTGTGAAATCGCGGAAGGGATCACCTCATACTTTGCATAATACATTTTATAATACATCATTAAATAGTTGACAAATGGAACCTATTTTATGGTTAAAAAAGTTATTTCTAGAAATCATTCCCTTCACTTTCTTACTACcatatttaatcaaaataattttgttaactCTTGTTAAACAAATATCATAAGtcaaattttacttttttaaaaagattTATATGAGAAAATGTAACTTTTACGtattctgaaaaaaaaatgtcaaaaaattccctttttattttactttgatGATTTATCTTTTAATATCACTAAAAGAATGTCGCTCTTATATAAAATTGTGAATAAACTAAAGCTTGatcaaattttatgttttatattgCTATTTTctcaatataaaatttattatatatattctataaaAATAACTGCAAAATTTTATTAAGTTAAAAAAGGTTGACATAATTAGTTgactataattttttaaaaaaatcggtttcATTATAATAGAATCAACTAATtatatcaaaaaaaaattattaattaaaattttgcaattatttttatggagtgctatattttttatattattttgtatttcGATAATAGCTATATAAAACATGatatttggtcaaattctagttAATTGCATTTTTATATAAGATCGACATCTTttacaatattaaaaattatataatctcaataaaattagaaaagaaataattttttttaaaatttgatagaatacataaaaaattaatctttttatataaatattttgaagtaaataaaatttgacttattaaatatttttaacaatTTATGTAGATTCtttgattaaatataataagCAAAAGTGCATGAAATAACAAAACTAggaataatttctaaaaataactTTTTTAACCATAAAATAGGTTCCACCTGTCAACTATTTAAATGGTGTATAGCAGAATGCAGTGGAATATCCAAACGTCGATGGCCGTTCTCTCGCTCCTCTTCCTATCAGGCGGCGCCGCTCCCACGGCATACGATGCAATCCAATCCTACGGTTTCCCTATCGGTATCCTTCCAAAGGGGGTATGATAAGGAAAAGCTCCTTATCAGAGAACGTTactgtaaaaaaaaataaggaaGACTAGGAAATATTTAAGGATTCTTATTAAATGCCCCCAATTCACATAACAAgattcctatttatattaactaaggaccctagggttgattcgactctcttttgcatatcgggaaagaaccaacaaagaaaacccgacatGGAGCTTATAAGAACGCTCGACTCTCTACTCCTATTACATTAGATAACTGACTAACTAACTTAATATGTAACTAACGACCTACATAGTCGAGAAAACGTGCTGGTGGGCGTCTTGTACGCTGCGGTCTGGTAGCATCTTGATTATCCTCAGTCTTGGTATCTTCCTCTTGGTTCTGATGATCATCAAGCTGGGTTGGTGATGGTTGAGCAGATGTATGGtacgtatcaactcccccccgGATAGAAtcttccttgtcctcaaggagaaGCGAAGGAAACCTTCGGAATAGGGAAGTAATCGGTTCCCAGGTAGGGATTGAATGAGCATCATCGGACCATTGTACTAAGCCCTGTTCCACAGGCTTGCCTTGCTGCATCACAACGCGTCTATCCAGTAACTTCACTGGTATACTGATTGGGTGCGACATGAAGAAGTCATCAGGAAGAGCAGCAGGCACAAAAACAGAGTCTCCCGCAACAAATGGACGTAGAAGGCTGACATGAAAAACGTTATGAATTCTGCATCCTTGTGGCAAATCAAGGCGATACGCAACAGGACCCACCTTGGCCACCACTTTAAAAGGCCCGTAGTAACGCCGAGAAAGCTTTGCAGATAGCGGACGTGCAACTGAATGTTGCCTATGCTGTTGCAATTTTAGGAGAACCATGTCTCCCACATCAAAATGCACATCACGGCGATGTTTATTAGCAACATCACGCATACGCTGTTGTGCAGACTCCAGGTTTGATCGCAATTTGATGAGCAATTCACCACGTTGACGGATGAGGTCTGCAATTGCTGGGGGTGTAGTCGAGGAAGGCGGGGCAGCAACCAACGATGGAGGTTCACGACCATACAATGCACGAAATGGAGAAGTGCCCAAACCCGAATGATGGAAACAGTTAAGAGCCAACTCAGCCCATGGTAAAAATTCTGTCCATTTCGACGGCTTGTCCGCTGTAAAGGCACGCAAATATTGCTCAAGACCCCTATTCCGTACCTCAGTTTGACCATCGGATTGAGGGTGGTAGGCTGTGGTGAAATGTAATCTCGTGCCACTTAAACGAAGCATATGTTCCCAAGTTGTGCTCAGAAAAATGGGATCACGATCAGAGACTAGAGTATTTGGAAAACCATGATGTTTAACGACCGTCTCAATGAACAAGCGAGCAACACGCAAAGCATCAAATTTAGTAGGCAATGCCGCAAAGTGCGCATATTTTGATAACCTGTCAACGACCACCATAATCACAGTATAACCGCGTGAAGGAGGGAGTCCTGTAATGAAATCCATTGATACATCGTCCCACACTTGTGACGGAATAGGTAAAGGTTGAAGAAGGCCAGCTGGACGTTGAGTCGAATACTTGGTTGTTTGACAGTCAACACATGAAGCAACATACTTTCTTACGTCATGACGCATCCTTGACCAATAGAAAACTGCTGCCAATCGTTTAAATGTTCTATCCACGCCCGGGTGACCTGCAGCTGGAGTGTTATGGTATTCAAATAATAGCCGGGCTCGAGCTGGAGAGTTGGGATCCACATATATACGCCTTTTGAAATAAATCAAACCATCGCAATAAGTGAACTCTGGAGCAGCTGACCCATCAGCAATAGATTGGCGTACTGCAGTCAGCACAGCGGAAGAGGCTGTCTCAGCTCGTAAATCATCCAGCAAATTAGGCAAAGGATGAGCCATTGCAGTGAAGAGGTCACCATCGCTGTCCGCATCTGGGTCGCGACGTGAGAGAGCATCTGCGACTTTGTTGGAAACACCCGATTTGTACTCTATTCGAAACTTAAAACCCATTAGTTTACGAACATAGAATTGTTGATCAGGAGTTTGAATAATTTGTTGAAGCAAGTCCTTAAGACTCTTTTGATCGGAGCGGATGATGAACTCTCTTCCCAATAAATATTGCCTCCATTTCTGAACAGCTTCAACAATAGCATACAATTCTTTGTGATAAGTGGAAGCCGTGCGCCGTCGAGGTCCAAGCTTTTTACTGAAGAAAGCTAACGGATGACCATCTTGTAATAATACCGCTCCAATTCCAAAATCCGATGCATCTGTTTCAACACAAAATGTGCGACTGAAATCCGGGAGCCGCAGAACAGGTGCTGAAATCATAGCAGCCTTAAGAGCTGCGAAACTGTCATCTGCCACCGATGTCCATGTAAAAGAATCTTTCTTGAGTAGCTCGGTGAGTGGGGCAGCAATCATCGCGTAGTGAGCAATGAAACGTCGATAATAGCCCGTCAAGCCTAGAAATCCCCTCAACTGTTTAACCGTCGACGGAGTAGGCCACGCCACCATAGATTCCAATTTAGTTGGATCAGCTTGAAGTCTCCCATTAACAATTATGTGGCCCAAATAATCCACGGATTCACTACAAAAAGTGCACTTTGAAAGTTTGACAAAAAATTGATTAGCCGCCAAAATAGACAGGATCTCCGTTAAGTGGCTGCAGTGCCTCTCAAGAGTAGGACTGTAAACCAGGATATCATCGAAGAACACAATGACAAACTTACGCAACAAAGGCCGAAAAATGGAGTTCATGGTCGCTTGAAACGTTGAAGGAGCATTCGTGAGACCGAATGGCATCACAAGGAACTCAAAATGACCATCATGCgttcgaaaagctgtcttgaATATATCCTCTCTGTGCATCCGAATCTGATGATAACCCGAACGAAGATCAAGCTTTGTGAAAAACTTCGCTGCACCCAACTCATCAAATAGCTCATCTGCAGTAGGAATAGGAAATGGTCGGGAACAGTGGCTTTGTTGAGAGCACGGTAATCGATGCAAAATCTAAACGTGCCATCCTTCTTTCGAACCAGCAAAACCGGGGATGAAAAAGGACTTTGACTAGGCTGAATGATGCCTTGTTCGAGCATAGCCTCAACTTGTTTCTCAATCTCCTGTTTCTGAAAATAAGGATACCGATAAGGTCGAACGTTGACAGGTTTTGAATCCGGAAGTAAGTGAATCCGATGATCGAACTGACGTGAGGGTGGCATTCCGTCTGGCTGGTTGAAAACCGCCTTAAATTCGGACAGTACACGCAGAATTTGTTGTGGCAAATCAGCTTGAAAAACAGGTTGTTGATCTGCAACTGTCGGTTGGGAAGGCTGTGGGACAGCCACAATTTCAAACAAGTCTGGGCCGTCTGTATGAGTCAGAAGTGTAGCCAAGCCATGTACAGAAATCTGCTGAGGTGAAGAGAATCCCCCTCGTAAAACAACCAGAGAATCATCCTTGTAAAATTCCATGGTCCGGGCCACATAATCGTGTGTGACACGACCCAATGATTCTAACCACTCCATGCCAAGAATTATGTCTGGACCGTGGAAAGCCAAAATGTGTAGATCAATACGGAAAACATGACCTTGTAGATCGATCACCGTCTCCTTGCTGACATGAGAACAAAGTAAGGACTCACCATTACCAACATAAACACGAAAAGGTTTAACTTTAGTCAAAGAAAGACTTAGCTTTTCGGCTAGGCGGGGATGCATAAAATCATGGGAGCTTCCGGTATCAACAAGGATATTCACTGCAGTTGCATGGAGCGTGCCCACCATATGAATTGACTTCGCACGCTGTCGAACATCGATAGCATTCAAATGGGACAGATCTGCTGTAATCACATTGTCCTCTGGTAGACTACTATCTGATTCGTGAACATCAACATCGTCATCGTCAGCACCCATGTAAGCAAGGAAATTCTGTTTGCAGACATGGCCGGTAGCCCATTTTTCATCACAATACCAACATAGGCCCCGGCGTGAGCGATCAGCCTTTTCTGCGCCTGACAGCCGCACGACGGGAAGCTTCCCCAAATTGTTCATACGACGTGCAGAAGCTGGGCGAGGTGTTTGTGATGACTGCGCCGTGTTGGTGTTTGTACTTGCTGACGACGTGTATGGATGTCGTGACTCTCTAGGAATCCATGGTTTCCCCTGATAAACAGAGGTGGATGGCAGCAAATCAGAACGACAAGCTGATAATTCTTTAGCTAGAGCAAAAGCCGCCGCAAGTGTAGATGGCCGGTGAAGCTTAACCTCGCGCTGAAGTGGTTGTTTGAGACCGGCAATATATATTGGTAAAAGAATATAGTCTGGCACACCCGAAAGCTTATTCTGCAAACGCTCAAACTCAAGTTGATACTCCGAAACTGTACCATTTTGACATAATTTGGCGATCAAACCAATATAGCTCTCATAACAATCCGGGTCAAATCTGTATCGAACTTCATTCAAGAACTCCTGCCAAGTCACAAAATCATTGTTCGAGCAATAATGTTTGATCCATTCGGCCGCTGGCGGATCAAACAAAGGAACAACATAGTGTAGGCGATTCGCATCGGGCATCATCATATGGTCAAAGTAGTATTGGATTTTGAAAATCCAATTTGCAGCATCAGACCCATCAAAACGGGGAGGATCCATTCGAACACCCCGAAATTGGTCCTGGAGTTGACTACCTCGAGTGGGCCGATCCGGGGACGGATACCAACAAGAAGTTGGCCGGGGACCGGGTAGGTTGGAGTAGAGTGGACTGTCGAACTGGAAAGGTGGATTATATGCACCAATTGGAACAGTCCCGGCAGTAGGTCTGTATTGTCTCAGAGCATCCATTCCATGAATAGACGGTTGTATGAAATGAGAAAATTGTTGTGATGGGTAAAAACCGCTGTGTAGTGGACGGTTATGAGCAGTTACATCATTGATATGGCTACTATTGTTGTGCTCAAGAGGAGGTGTATGCGGTTGATGTGGAAACTGATCCCCTGCAACCGTCGTTTGAAACTGTTGTTGCTGCAGGTGAGAGGCACGAACTGATGATGAAATCGGCACAGCATACGGTGGATCGGGATCAGGTCGTGGAGGAAAACGATGCTCCATGGCTCGACGATCAGATGCCGCACAACGTGACTCCAATTTTGCAATTGAAGACATAATCCACTCCAATTGCCCGTGTGGAATTACACATGGAGCAGGAACAGCCACGGTTGGAATATCTGATTCGTGTCGAACATCGTCGATCTGCGACAAGGGAAGTTGTTCCCGTGTAGGAACAATAGGAATGTTGTTGGGATTGGTAGACATGAGAACGTCAATGAGAGCACCAAATGATAAGGAAAAGCTCCTTATCAGAGAACGTTactgtaaaaaaaaataaggaaGACTAGGAAATATTTAAGGATTCTTATTAAATGCCCCCAATTCACATAACAAgattcctatttatattaactaaggaccctagggttgattcgactctcttttgcatatcgggaaagaaccaacaaagaaaacccgacatGGAGCTTATAAGAACGCTCGACTCTCTACTCCTATTACATTAGATAACTGACTAACTAACTTAATATGTAACTAACGACCTACATAGTCGAGAAAACGTGCTGGTGGGCGTCTTGTACGCTGCGGTCTGGTAGCATCTTGATTATCCTCAGTCTTGGTATCTTCCTCTTGGTTCTGATGATCATCAAGCTGGGTTGGTGATGGTTGAGCAGATGTATGGTACGTATCAGGGTAACACACTACGATCTCTACGATTCAACCGGAAAATTCAACGCCTATATCAACGGTTCCTGCAGTTTCTCTTTGGAAGGCTCGTATCAGCTCAACTACAACTCTGTCATCAGCGGCTACATACGTAAAGATAAGCTCACTAATTTATCTGGCGTTCAAGTCAAACTGCTGTTTGTATGGCTGACTGGCTGAGCATTGTCGAGGTCAGGAGAAACGGTGATAAGCTCGAATTTTCCGTTGGGATTGCATCCGCAGGCTTTGCGATTGATAATTTCTTTGTCTGTCCCCAATGTGGCTGTGGATTGGATTGCAATGGCCTCGACGGGGAGGATCTTACGAGTGATTCTCTTGTTTCTTCGATTTAAAATCGAGGTATAATTGATTTAGGATTTTTTGCTCACTTTGTGTTTAACTGGtgataaaattaatagtgtATGATAGCATGAAGATTGTTGTGCTCAATTTCACTTTGCTTATTCATTGTGTTCGTGCATTGTTTGAGGCTATTTGAGTGCCATTGAGTTAGGGTTGAGTAATGTACTCTGCTGATCATCTTCACTATCAGTTGCTAATTAACAATGGGATCATTGATATGTAGATATGGTCCTGTATGCTCTTAGGTGTGCAAATTAGTGGTGGGTTGGTTAGTTCTGGATGAGAGCAGAAAGTATGAGTAATTCTGGATAGAACACAGAGCTAGAAACATTGATTTCAATGAATTGTTGATAGTTAAACCTAGCACTGAAGTTCTAGAGTCATTTGAAATTGTAGTTTTCCCAAATCCACTAGGTGTTCCATGAGGATTACTCTCAGAGCAAGCTTCAAAGAGTTGTACAAGAACAAGAGTATTCAGCAAAACAGAAAGAGCAAAACGTTGTGCATTGGGATTTGGATGCTTAGGGGGTCAATCGATAATTCTAGTCGGAGAGAATTTGGAGAGTGCAATTGTGCTTCGTTAACAAGACACTAATTTTATGAATAGGCCTAGTTAAAGGCGAAACAGCCTTGTTTTAGTGAAAAACCATCCACAGCTACTGCAGGTTCTGATGAATTTCACACTTCAACCTTTGTTAGCCTCACTTTTAGTCAGTTTTTGCATTTGTGGATTATATGGGAAGGTCATGCGCCGCTTCTACTCAGTTGTGGTGATCCATCATATAACATCAAATAGCTATATAAACCGAGAGGCAGACAAATTTCTGTGGTTATGACAATAATGAACCATTTGAATATCTAAATTTGATAACTGGTCTTCTACTTTTTATTTTGTGCAAATAGCTTGATTGAGCATTTGTGCCTTACTGCCTTATCCCACTATTATTATCTGCTGGCTGGCTATGTTATGGATCATAATCTAATCATGATTATCTGCACTCGTGtgctttattattatattttctaaAGTTGTGTACTAAGGTGTATAAATGAAGTGCAGTCAGTGTAGTGATCTTCCTTTAGTATCAGAACATGTCAATGTGTTACTTCATCAGGTCTATCAGTATAATAGAAACTTTTAACAGACTTTATCACTctttaaattgtttaatttcacAGCTCTAATGAACGGTGAATCTCCTCTCGAGTGACCTCTGCTTTAGGTGGTAATAtagtattagtagtagtagtagtactaagaGACCAGTTGTCATGTCCTCTCTGTTCTATCTTTTTATGCAATTTAAGTCGTCTGAGCGTGATATTAGATGGAATTGTGATCTTTTCGACTACATAGTTTGGTCTCTAAGGTCACCCTTTTATTAACTTCATCCTCTTTTTCTGTATCTTCTGTGATGATTTGCAGGATTAGCTCTGATTGGGATACTTACAAAAAAAGTTCCATGACCACAACTTGTGTGTGGAAAAATACTCCAATTCGACTTTGATGGACGGGGAGTGGTGTTTTCACCAGAAGAAATCATCTTTCCGTCATACTTCAGTTTGTTGATTCATACCACTAGTTAAATGATGCTTATGCATTCCGAAAATGAAATTCGAGATTGGAGCATGAAAAGGCCCCACACTTTTGTAGCATCGATCTGGTCAGAAATTTGAATTTCTCTTACCTCCTATCCATTTACCCTTGTCTTGCTTAACAGGCAAAAGGCCAATCAAAGTTTATCGATTTAATATGTAAAATTCAATGAAATTTTGATACTTGGCTCTAACTTCGTACGTAGCTTAGACAGTTGTTTCAATGAATACAAAATAGTGCGTCGCTTTCTAATTCAAGATATACTACTTTGCTAATATCAAATCATAGTATATTAATAGTGTCAAGAGACACAATGATGCTCTTGCGCAACATTGTGTAGGAAATTATTGGGTGGAGTGGACTTTGCACAAAATGCTCAATCTCTATCAAATAACCACAAATCCACAATCTCTTGGTTTGTGATTTTGAGAAAGTCCTACATTGCAACACGTGTATTTAGGGAAATATAATTAAGAATCATAATATCATTGAATAACGAGAGTTGTTTACTTTAAATACCAAAGTACATAATTGTTATTCTATgaaaattaggtttagaaatGACACCTCAATAATAAGTAGAATGCATTGTCACTCTTTAATTTGTCCATAACTGCATGATGAGATGTCGAGGACATTATATTTTGTAGATTGGCTATTTACCTAATTTTATTCCATCATTTAATCTCGTTTTATTTTGTTAGGTCGTTACACTGCTCACAAAGCAGAGTATTATCATATTCTTATTAGTAGTGCTTAAAGCCTTAAACTAACTTCAATGCCCTCGATATTTGTTGCGACATCTGTTACGTCTCTAAATTTACCACTGGCGGATCGGGTCCGGGGCACCCCCTCCATGCGACTAATTTCCCCTTTTCAAGACGTAAAATTACCATGTCCATCCAATCCGTTTACCTCCGGCGTCACTCCCTGAAAAAATAGCCACGTTCACACTAAATCAAGCTAATACTTCTATATATTCCGCTCCCTTTGTTTTCGGATCCTGGATCCACCACTGCTAAATTCGTTATTGTGAACATTGAACTGGGACGTAGTAGAAATTATACTCACCCCGTTCCACAATATGAGTCACATTTGATATGGTCAATGTATTTAAGAAACGTAAAGAATAgtaggttgaaaaagttagtagtatatatatgaggtctattttttatatatcggtttataataaaatgtgagtggagtgattTAGTTGAATGTGAGActtacttactatttatggtaaaggtaaaatatgacttttattatgggacgagccgaaatgataaaatatgacTCGTATCTTGGAAAAGATGGAGTACTTACTAGAGTAGTTATCAGATTAATTACGCGTAAAAACAATTGAAAACCAAAGGCAAAGTAACTCACTTTAATACGGAAACTTCTAGAACATGAAAAGTAAAATTGATcaaaatattgaattttaatactagtactatattttaataataataacatagCAACGAAAATACAGATCCATTTGAACACAGTAATAATAATAGCAGGAACGACGAACAACATGAGCAGGCAATTTCTGCTAAAATTCAATCAAAATTCTACTCGTCGTGTTCATATCGGGCCAGGCCGGGCCGAACGAGACCGCGCCGTCTCCATGGGTTCATTTAGCATTGTTCTTGCTCCTGATGAGCATCTTTCTCAACTCCGCCGGGTCAAGCTCCTTCGCATTAGATTCGGGTCTGTAGTATCCGGTAACCGGGTCGGGCACCCATGCACTCTCCCCGCCCTTCTCCGATCCCTTCTTCAGCATCACATTCGGAGCCCggccaccgccgctgctgcccaCCCCCTGCGACGCCGCAGAGTATCCCCTCCTGttttcaattaatcaaaacTTAATTTAATCATAATGTTCCGATTCAAATGTGTTTTTTCATAGAATGAGTTACagattacattttattttatttccatatatGAGAACGAACCTGGCAAGAGAGGCGGAGATTTGGTTCCCGACGAAGGAAGAGACGGTTTTGACGTTGGAGAAGGAACGTGCCATTTTTTCAAGATTTGGAAAGAgagctgatttttttttaaaaaagtttgtTGTGAGAAATATGGAAATATTTATGGGAGGGATTGGGAAGGTCTGGTGTGTTGTGTTGGGGTTGATGCTGCAGCGAGGAAGAGATTTATAGATGAAGAAATGGGCGGTTTGGGAAGggaaaattaaaagaaagaaaaagcaaAATTGAAGAGTTCATGATTGGGTTGGGCCGCGTCAATTGGAAAAATTCAAGTGTACGCTGTTTGCTTCTTACCTTCATTGACACCCGGTCAACGTTTACTACTTTTCTTCGTTTGTGTTGTGTAGAATTTAATTGCCAAAAATAATATAcat
Proteins encoded in this window:
- the LOC121811451 gene encoding protein SENESCENCE-ASSOCIATED GENE 21, mitochondrial-like — translated: MARSFSNVKTVSSFVGNQISASLARRGYSAASQGVGSSGGGRAPNVMLKKGSEKGGESAWVPDPVTGYYRPESNAKELDPAELRKMLIRSKNNAK